One window of Hydractinia symbiolongicarpus strain clone_291-10 chromosome 3, HSymV2.1, whole genome shotgun sequence genomic DNA carries:
- the LOC130636382 gene encoding tachykinin-like peptides receptor 86C, with product MLVPMANETNNTLISHLSSGQTSQCKVDEIDTIIIIGYALVFIIGVSGNAIVLLVFGCGRLRSRVLYILISYLAFFDGLSSFINPLLFIYWMVTCNKSWHFGELGCKLLPALGRIFTDVSIGIILIMAIDRCVAIVFPMKARLKTRSVHFLLLCLFTLSITFESYYIVTLHVDANGACAVADIRDLWYSYPLVITISIRDVVFISVFITTTVLVYRRLQKSERKQLLSNDKNMQRKNNKVMKMLIVMAIVSAVAVIPRDILHLSYVLSHMVTGFVNKGIQFSHSLLVTNKVLKLLQISNGIYNVFIYGKMYGTFRKKIKMFFCRNLYRNEQNSEKNHSQTYQPDTIRLRESLSRV from the exons ATGTTGGTACCAATGGCAAATGAAACAAATAACACACTTATTAGTCATTTGAGCAGTGGTCAAACATCCCAATGTAAAGTTGATGAGATTGATACAATAATCATCATAGGATATGCGTTGGTATTCATCATCGGAGTGAGTGGAAACGCAATAGTGCTCCTGGTATTTGGGTGTGGTAGATTACGAAGTCGCGTGCTGTATATTCTTATTTCATACTTGGCATTTTTTGATGGGCTATCGTCATTCATAAACCCATTGTTGTTTATATACTGGATGGTCACGTGCAATAAGTCGTGGCATTTTGGCGAATTGGGTTGTAAGCTCCTTCCAGCGCTAGGTCGTATTTTTACTGATGTTTCCATCGGTATAATTTTAATCATGGCTATCGATAGATGCGTAGCTATTGTGTTTCCTATGAAAGCAAGATTGAAAACAAGATCTGTACACTTTTTACTGCTATGCCTGTTCACACTGTCTATAACTTTTGAAAGTTATTACATCGTCACTTTACATGTCGACGCCAATGGAGCTTGTGCAGTAGCAGACATTAGAGACTTATGGTATTCCTATCCGTTGGTTATAACTATCAGTATACGTGACGTTGTTTTTATCAGCGTCTTTATTACGACGACGGTACTAGTGTATCGGAGATTGCAGAAATCGGAAAGAAAACAGTTATTATCAAATGACAAAAATATGCAGAGAAAAAACAATAAGGTCATGAAAATGCTGATCGTCATGGCAATAGTGTCGGCTGTGGCGGTTATTCCACGCGATATACTTCATCTGTCGTATGTTTTGTCACACATGGTAACGGGATTTGTAAACAAAGGAATACAATTTTC GCACTCCTTGTTGGTGACAAACAAAGTTCTCAAACTTCTACAGATTAGCAACGGTATATACAATGTCTTCATCTATGGTAAGATGTATGGCacattcagaaaaaaaataaaaatgtttttctgcaGAAATCTCTACCGCAACGAGCAAAACAGTGAAAAAAATCATAGCCAAACCTATCAACCAGATACTATCAGGCTTCGAGAAAGTTTAAGCCGTGTATAA